The Solanum pennellii chromosome 11, SPENNV200 genome contains a region encoding:
- the LOC107003026 gene encoding protein KRTCAP2 homolog, producing the protein MAGSGSSMLYSFLLFIATLSLQEVYRGRLASSELYTILGGFTSSLIFILLLTFIGNYQETSGIRTGWGAVILAEVVALIAASTVHRVSITTCFLFSAALLYEVNKLSRVMVSRSESRGKRH; encoded by the exons ATGGCTGGATCTGGGAGTTCGATGCTATATTCGTTTCTTCTATTCATCGCGACACTCTCTCTGCAGGAAGTGTATAGAGGAAGGCTAGCATCTTCAGAATTGTATACCATCCTTGGTGGATTTACTAGTTCTCTCATATTCATTTTGTTGTTAACG TTCATCGGAAACTATCAAGAAACATCTGGCATAAGGACTGGATGGGGTGCTG TTATACTTGCTGAGGTTGTAGCTCTTATTGCTGCTAGCACTGTTCATCGAGTTAGCATCACGACATG CTTCTTGTTCTCAGCTGCATTGCTGTATGAGGTCAACAAGCTCTCAAGAGTGATGGTTTCTAGAAGTGAATCTAGAGGCAAAAGGCACTAA